A region of Flavobacterium album DNA encodes the following proteins:
- a CDS encoding GNAT family N-acetyltransferase → MSITIRKIEKEDNPAVAKVIRDVLIEHNVPKVGTAYADASLDCMFETYSSPNSVYLVVEKDGRIMGGAGIAPLDNGPADTCELQKMYFLNEARGLGIGTQMMAKCLQAATDFGFAQCYLETMPYMEAAQKLYLKSGFNYIDAPMGNTGHTSCPVWMLAPLPPKGEKPE, encoded by the coding sequence ATGAGCATTACCATCAGGAAAATTGAAAAGGAAGACAATCCCGCTGTCGCGAAAGTAATACGCGATGTGCTTATTGAACACAACGTGCCAAAAGTAGGTACCGCTTATGCCGATGCCTCACTCGACTGTATGTTCGAAACGTATAGCAGTCCCAATTCTGTTTATCTTGTTGTAGAAAAAGACGGTAGGATTATGGGTGGGGCCGGAATAGCACCGTTAGATAACGGCCCTGCAGACACCTGCGAACTCCAGAAGATGTACTTTCTCAATGAAGCACGCGGACTAGGCATTGGCACCCAAATGATGGCTAAATGCCTGCAGGCGGCAACAGATTTCGGGTTTGCCCAATGCTACCTCGAGACGATGCCCTACATGGAAGCCGCCCAGAAACTCTACCTGAAAAGTGGCTTTAATTATATAGATGCACCAATGGGCAATACCGGCCACACATCCTGCCCGGTGTGGATGTTAGCCCCCCTACCCCCGAAGGGGGAGAAGCCGGAATAG
- the ribD gene encoding bifunctional diaminohydroxyphosphoribosylaminopyrimidine deaminase/5-amino-6-(5-phosphoribosylamino)uracil reductase RibD, with protein MTHEIYMQRCLDLAQNGLQAAMPNPSVGAVLVHNGRIIGEGHTSPYGGPHGEVNCINSVTEADRHLIPEATLYVSLEPCSHYGKTPPCCDLIIHNHIKDIVVGTMDPNEKVAGNGIRKLREAGKNVTVGVLEKECREFNRRFFTFHEKQRPYIILKWAESADGFLSPLNRSLDNSTVGSLEDKKPVWITNVYSRQLVHKWRSEEMAILVGTQTVLDDNPQLDVRDWNGPNPVRIVLDRTGKVSDHHFVKNQKIKSIILTEKAGFPNLDNLLYEQVPFDENFPHTIAALLHRHNLLSVIVEGGRQTLQTFIDAGLWDEARVFKGITVFGDGIKAPDFNGEPVTWQKIQNDELLIFRNYGQRDNI; from the coding sequence ATGACCCACGAAATCTACATGCAGCGCTGCCTTGACCTGGCCCAAAACGGATTGCAGGCAGCAATGCCCAATCCTTCTGTTGGCGCCGTACTGGTGCATAACGGCAGGATCATTGGTGAAGGCCATACCTCTCCGTATGGCGGCCCGCATGGCGAAGTAAACTGTATCAACTCGGTTACCGAAGCAGATCGACACCTCATTCCCGAAGCCACACTGTATGTAAGCCTTGAGCCCTGCAGTCATTATGGTAAAACACCGCCGTGCTGCGACCTTATCATCCATAACCATATAAAGGACATTGTTGTAGGGACTATGGATCCTAATGAAAAAGTCGCGGGCAATGGCATAAGAAAGCTTCGCGAAGCCGGAAAAAATGTGACCGTAGGAGTGCTTGAAAAAGAATGCCGCGAATTCAACCGCCGGTTTTTTACCTTTCATGAAAAGCAAAGGCCGTATATCATTTTAAAATGGGCGGAGAGCGCGGATGGGTTTTTAAGCCCGCTAAACAGATCGTTGGATAATTCGACTGTTGGATCATTAGAAGATAAAAAACCGGTATGGATCACCAATGTGTATTCCCGCCAGTTGGTGCACAAATGGCGCAGTGAGGAAATGGCAATACTTGTCGGTACACAAACCGTCCTCGACGATAACCCGCAGCTTGATGTGCGCGATTGGAACGGGCCAAATCCTGTGCGTATTGTTCTCGACAGGACTGGTAAGGTCTCTGATCATCATTTTGTTAAAAATCAAAAAATAAAGTCAATTATCTTGACAGAAAAAGCTGGTTTCCCTAACTTAGATAACCTGCTTTACGAACAGGTGCCTTTTGACGAAAACTTCCCGCACACCATTGCTGCCCTATTACACAGGCATAACCTGCTATCGGTAATTGTTGAAGGGGGCCGCCAAACCTTACAAACCTTCATTGATGCAGGGCTGTGGGACGAAGCAAGGGTTTTTAAGGGGATAACTGTTTTTGGCGATGGGATAAAAGCGCCCGATTTCAACGGGGAACCTGTAACGTGGCAGAAAATACAGAATGACGAACTTTTAATTTTCAGGAATTATGGTCAACGCGATAATATTTGA
- a CDS encoding HAD-IA family hydrolase, protein MVNAIIFDFGDVFLNKDGDAKRKAFADLGLTQWNDTLEKLEGKLETGKIDEEGFLRGIQPHTDNASLQQIKDAWNLGIADFPLYRLEFLQKLAANYRLFLLSNTDPIHMEKFEQEAGASFYSDFYQCFEKIYFSHEIGYRKPHAEAFNYLTNNHDIQPKRALFVDDKKFNTDAAEMLGFRVWNLQVGEDDVVDMFEKKIIDPD, encoded by the coding sequence ATGGTCAACGCGATAATATTTGATTTTGGTGATGTATTTTTGAATAAGGATGGTGATGCCAAAAGGAAAGCTTTTGCCGACCTTGGCCTGACCCAATGGAACGACACCCTGGAGAAGCTGGAAGGAAAACTGGAAACCGGAAAAATTGATGAAGAAGGTTTCCTACGGGGCATACAGCCGCATACTGATAACGCTTCCTTACAACAAATAAAAGACGCATGGAACCTGGGTATTGCCGACTTCCCGCTGTACCGCCTGGAATTCCTGCAAAAGCTGGCTGCCAACTACCGCCTGTTCCTCCTCAGCAACACAGACCCCATCCACATGGAAAAATTCGAGCAGGAGGCCGGGGCTTCGTTCTACAGCGATTTTTATCAGTGCTTCGAAAAGATCTATTTCTCACACGAGATAGGCTACCGTAAGCCGCATGCCGAGGCTTTTAACTACCTTACCAACAACCATGACATACAGCCGAAACGGGCACTTTTTGTAGATGATAAAAAATTCAATACCGATGCTGCTGAAATGCTTGGCTTCCGGGTGTGGAACCTGCAGGTAGGCGAAGATGATGTGGTAGATATGTTTGAAAAGAAAATTATTGATCCAGACTAG
- a CDS encoding IMPACT family protein, which translates to MENDTYKTLAAPSEETLYKEKNSKFFGLAFPVGSEEEVKVILEEVKKRHNSARHWCYAFQLGTDKIYYRANDDGEPSNSAGMPIYGQIQSFGVTNVLVIVVRYFGGIKLGVGGLISAYRTSAQMALEASDIVEKTIDVHYTVKFGYKDMNKVMRMIKEKNLDIVSQKMEMDCEIVISTRKKNAASVEAAFGNLYEVILAP; encoded by the coding sequence ATGGAAAACGACACCTATAAAACGCTCGCAGCGCCTTCGGAAGAAACGCTTTACAAGGAAAAGAACAGCAAGTTCTTCGGGCTGGCATTCCCTGTAGGCAGCGAGGAAGAAGTGAAAGTGATCCTTGAGGAAGTGAAAAAACGGCACAACTCCGCGCGGCACTGGTGCTATGCATTCCAGTTAGGTACCGATAAAATATACTACCGCGCGAATGACGATGGGGAACCTTCCAATTCGGCAGGTATGCCGATCTACGGGCAGATACAATCCTTTGGCGTGACCAATGTGCTTGTTATTGTAGTGCGGTACTTCGGCGGGATAAAGCTGGGCGTGGGCGGACTTATCTCTGCTTACAGGACAAGTGCACAAATGGCCCTCGAAGCTTCGGATATTGTAGAAAAAACGATCGATGTCCATTATACGGTAAAGTTCGGCTACAAGGATATGAACAAAGTGATGCGCATGATTAAAGAGAAAAATCTCGATATCGTTTCGCAAAAAATGGAAATGGATTGCGAGATCGTAATCAGCACACGCAAAAAAAATGCAGCATCAGTTGAAGCAGCATTTGGTAATTTGTATGAAGTTATACTAGCCCCCTAA
- a CDS encoding acyl-CoA thioesterase, translating into MKFHEFNVRVRYAETDQMGVVYHGNYAQYFEMGRVEWLRSLGVSYADMEKDGIMLPVVSLTMNYKKPARYDDLLRVRTIMKNLTSVKIEFDYEIYNEKDELLTTGNSILVFVNMQTGRPVSPPDYVLEKIAP; encoded by the coding sequence ATGAAATTTCACGAATTTAATGTACGTGTCAGGTATGCTGAGACCGACCAGATGGGGGTTGTTTATCATGGAAATTATGCACAATATTTTGAAATGGGAAGGGTGGAATGGCTTCGTAGTCTGGGAGTTAGCTATGCTGATATGGAGAAGGACGGCATCATGCTTCCTGTTGTTTCCTTAACCATGAATTATAAAAAACCAGCCCGTTATGACGACCTGCTGAGGGTGCGTACAATTATGAAAAATTTAACGTCTGTCAAGATAGAATTCGACTACGAAATCTACAACGAAAAGGACGAGTTATTAACAACGGGCAACTCTATTTTGGTGTTCGTAAATATGCAGACCGGACGGCCTGTTTCTCCACCGGATTATGTGCTTGAGAAAATAGCCCCCTAA